From the Fulvia fulva chromosome 2, complete sequence genome, one window contains:
- a CDS encoding Regulator of nonsense transcripts 2: MMKRRRRRDLKEANEKVWNGEQDVFPVQGSLDSNLKKNTAFIKRLRTALTAANVGIFLQEIRSLSLHKYLAEIISACYEGITKLKVVGDIAAGVEVLSALHQRFGPEEFTCYLGWYVGRGLATPDKAQLKALATDVREREEKERIARQRVLLRVATELWLVGVLKSLEDVVQPAEAGRAKAAEGTVKPKTNGTRSDTADPEPFPLEVLKDMLGQDREHVNLPLVVLFVKTFAWDILGSKSAKTEGRQAVAEDGATRTTNGHAGSATTTENDDGASPDPPLTPPALQQRFQNILLRYFEDVKSHIVRDQDRLTTQGKRNAEAYVKSGEVFEDRQTNYEKSIKAQEKLVSSAQTLAEVLGADMPDLSEKDSNSSGFEGSIGLVKTGEYLRGQAEGAGIWEDEDERRFYESLVDLKDRVPGILLEDGKKKKNENDEQVGKKVDEVADAKEKPTELEDSSTAIANKPVGAQVDALLARLHELITKEQVDQFAIDFCFLNSKASRNRLIKSIEEIPKGRTDLLPLYARLVATLGRYLQDIPQAMISYLDDEFRSLQRRKSKDFLGQVRMVNIRYIAELTKFGVVPEHVIFHCLKVSLDDFSRMNIEVIANLLENCGRYLLRNPDTSPRMTSFLETLQRKKAAQHLGQQERMLIENAAYYVNPSERAAIQQKERTTLDLYVRKLVYVDLSKKTLDKVIKQIRKLHWEETEVVDILRKIFVKPGKIRFGNIYLLAMMLAALYRFHPSFTITVLDELLERITVGLEINDFKYNQRRIAEVKYLGELYMYRIVDSQLVFDTLYKLLNYGHAGGYARPGNTCAMDLPDDFFRVRLVCAVLETCGHCFEKGAAKKKLDFFLNFFQFYINVKDQLPMDIEFVIQDTYNLLRPQWKLVLGNLPEAGKVFAEATKQHYRDTAAGKTQEPEEQEEPEAEGALSDDARHDGEEDDDAADVEGGNPKSDSDDVAQGDDEKQADDSDEEEHIVVTRPDEYRDPEADADFDRELAKMMAESVESRKFDRKPMFDVPLPMRRTARDPAIATEENVEEVKQPQPQVNGAATMKFALLSKKGNRQQTRSIDLPSDSSFAVAMRSQQQAEKAEQQRIKNLVLNYDLNDDQADGESRPAFHYVQSNKHSVRLVGTGSLNKSLNIHGRSQHSTKSDEENVTPHESDNDDPESFTDETGSYDSLHGVPRYDKSGNTRSKQRARKLQLGDIDWYGTHRSSTASTPAELPEGHHSLDQYVVDKKSATRGRRGSVSRRSSAQASKG, translated from the exons ATGATGAAGCGCCGACGCCGTAGGGACCTCAAAGAGGCGAATGAAAAGGTGTGGAATGGAGAGCAAG ACGTCTTCCCTGTGCAGGGCTCGCTGGATTCCAACCTAAAAAAGAACACTGCCTTCATCAAACGCCTGCGCACGGCGCTCACCGCAGCCAACGTCGGCATCTTCCTACAAGAGATCCGATCGCTATCTCTGCACAAATACCTGGCCGAGATCATTTCCGCCTGCTACGAGGGAATCACCAAGCTTAAGGTTGTTGGCGACATCGCTGCTGGAGTCGAAGTGCTAAGTGCGCTACACCAACGATTCGGTCCAGAAGAGTTCACGTGCTATCTAGGGTGGTATGTCGGACGAGGACTGGCTACGCCGGACAAAGCACAGCTCAAGGCCTTGGCCACCGATGTACGGGAGCGGGAGGAAAAAGAGCGCATTGCGCGACAGCGGGTACTGCTACGTGTTGCGACGGAGTTGTGGCTCGTCGGTGTGTTGAAGAGCCTGGAAGATGTGGTGCAGCCTGCGGAGGCAGGGAGAGCCAAGGCTGCAGAAGGCACAGTCAAGCCTAAGACAAATGGGACGAGGTCAGACACTGCGGATCCGGAGCCGTTCCCGCTGGAAGTGCTAAAGGACATGCTTGGCCAGGACCGCGAACACGTCAACTTGCCACTGGTGGTGCtcttcgttaagaccttcgcttGGGATATTCTTGGATCAAAGTCCGCGAAGACCGAAGGACGACAGGCTGTTGCCGAAGATGGCGCGACTCGCACGACAAATGGCCATGCTGGATCGGCCACTACGACTGAGAATGACGATGGTGCTTCACCTGATCCTCCACTGACCCCGCCGGCACTGCAGCAACGATTTCAGAACATCCTTCTACGGTACTTTGAGGATGTAAAGTCGCATATTGTACGGGATCAGGACCGCCTCACGACGCAAGGTAAGCGCAATGCTGAGGCCTATGTGAAGTCTGGCGAAGTGTTTGAAGATCGTCAGACCAATTACGAAAAGTCGATCAAAGCCCAGGAGAAGCTTGTGTCGAGTGCGCAGACTCTGGCTGAGGTGCTCGGTGCTGATATGCCAGATCTCTCGGAGAAGGACAGCAATTCGAGCGGCTTCGAAGGCAGCATAGGCTTGGTCAAGACTGGCGAGTATCTAAGAGGCCAGGCTGAGGGTGCGGGCATCTGGGAAGACGAAGACGAGCGTCGGTTCTACGAGAGTCTAGTCGACCTCAAAGACCGTGTCCCTGGCATTCTGCTTGAGGATGgcaagaagaagaagaacgAGAACGATGAGCAAGTCGGGAAGAAGGTCGACGAGGTTGCAGATGCCAAGGAGAAGCCCACCGAGCTCGAAGATAGTTCTACTGCTATTGCGAACAAGCCCGTTGGAGCTCAAGTCGATGCGCTTCTCGCTCGGTTGCACGAACTCATAACAAAAGAGCAAGTCGATCAATTCGCTATCGACTTTTGCTTCCTCAATTCAAAGGCCTCTCGCAACAGACTCATCAAGTCAATCGAGGAGATCCCGAAGGGCAGGACCGATCTATTACCTCTGTATGCGCGCTTGGTTGCTACCCTCGGACGATATCTACAGGACATCCCACAGGCCATGATTTCTTATCTCGACGATGAGTTTCGAAGCCTGCAGCGACGCAAGTCGAAAGACTTCCTTGGTCAAGTCCGCATGGTGAACATTCGCTACATTGCAGAGCTCACCAAATTTGGCGTGGTTCCGGAGCACGTCATCTTTCACTGTCTCAAGGTCAGCCTAGACGACTTCAGCAGGATGAACATTGAAGTTATAGCAAATCTTCTAGAGAACTGTGGTCGCTACCTGCTGCGCAACCCGGACACCTCGCCACGGATGACTTCCTTCTTGGAGACATTGCAGCGCAAGAAGGCGGCTCAGCATCTCGGTCAGCAAGAGCGCATGCTGATAGAAAATGCCGCTTACTACGTGAATCCTTCCGAGCGTGCTGCTATACAGCAGAAAGAGCGGACGACCCTGGACCTGTATGTGAGAAAGCTCGTCTACGTCGATCTTAGCAAGAAGACGCTCGACAAGGTCATCAAGCAGATTCGAAAACTGCATTGGGAAGAGACGGAAGTGGTCGATATCCTGCGCAAGATCTTCGTTAAACCAGGCAAGATCAGGTTCGGCAACATCTACCTCCTGGCTATGATGCTTGCCGCCCTTTATCGCTTCCATCCGAGCTTCACGATTACTGTATTGGACGAGCTTCTGGAGCGAATTACCGTCGGTCTGGAGATCAATGACTTCAAGTACAACCAGCGCAGGATCGCCGAAGTCAAATATTTGGGAGAGCTGTACATGTATCGTATCGTGGACTCACAGcttgtcttcgatacgcTCTACAAACTTCTCAACTACGGTCATGCAGGTGGTTATGCTCGACCAGGCAACACCTGTGCAATGGACCTGCCGGACGATTTCTTTCGTGTACGTCTGGTATGCGCTGTCCTGGAAACCTGCGGGCATTGCTTCGAGAAGGGCGCCGCGAAGAAGAAGCTGGACTTCTTCTTGAACTTCTTTCAGTTCTACATCAACGTCAAGGACCAGCTTCCGATGGACATTGAGTTTGTGATCCAAGATACTTACAATCTCCTTCGGCCACAGTGGAAGCTCGTACTGGGCAATCTTCCCGAAGCTGGGAAGGTGTTTGCCGAGGCTACGAAGCAGCACTACCGCGACACCGCTGCAGGCAAGACACAGGAACCGGAGGAGCAGGAGGAGCCCGAAGCAGAAGGTGCGCTGTCTGATGATGCCCGCCATGACGGCGAGGAGGACGATGACGCCGCGGATGTAGAGGGTGGAAACCCAAAGTCTGACAGCGATGATGTCGCACAAGGTGATGATGAAAAGCAAGCTGATGATTCTGACGAAGAGGAGCACATCGTTGTCACTCGTCCAGATGAGTACAGAGATCCAGAAGCAGATGCCGACTTCGATCGTGAACTTGCCAAGATGATGGCCGAAAGCGTCGAGTCGCGCAAGTTTGACCGCAAGCCGATGTTCGACGTTCCTCTACCGATGCGGCGCACAGCTCGTGATCCTGCCATTGCTACAGAAGAGAATGTCGAGGAAGTCAAACAGCCACAACCTCAAGTCAACGGTGCTGCGACCATGAAGTTTGCACTTCTGAGCAAGAAGGGCAATCGCCAGCAG ACTCGCTCGATCGACCTGCCATCGGATTCTTCTTTCGCTGTCGCTATGCGATCTCAGCAGCAAGCCGAGAAAGCCGAGCAACAGAGGATCAAGAATCTGGTCTTGAACTATGATCTCAACGACGATCAGGCAGACGGTGAATCACGCCCCGCCTTTCATTATGTGCAGTCCAACAAACATTCGGTTCGACTCGTCGGTACAGGCTCACTCAACAAGAGCCTGAACATTCATGGTCGATCTCAACATTCGACCAAGAGCGACGAGGAGAATGTCACCCCACACGAATCTGACAACGACGATCCCGAATCATTCACTGACGAGACAGGTTCTTACGACTCTTTGCATGGCGTCCCACGATACGACAAGTCAGGCAACACGCGCAGCAAGCAGCGCGCGAGGAAGTTGCAGTTGGGCGACATCGATTGGTATGGCACACACCGTTCCAGTACTGCTTCTACCCCTGCCGAACTCCCGGAGGGACATCACTCACTCGACCAGTATGTCGTCGACAAGAAGTCGGCGACGCGTGGTCGTCGTGGTTCTGTCTCTCGGCGCAGCAGTGCCCAGGCATCCAAAGGCTGA